In Sulfitobacter sp. W027, a single window of DNA contains:
- a CDS encoding NAD(P)(+) transhydrogenase (Re/Si-specific) subunit beta: MEYGFTTAAYVVAAVLFILSLGGLSGQESAKRAVWYGIAGMALAVIATLIGPGAGFWLLSLILIAAGGAIGYQLATRVQMTQMPELVAAMHSLVGLAAVFVGYNAHIELGNVMAMDEVARASTEGFAALLAKKDSVEIAILRVELVLGIFIGAVTFTGSVIAYGKLAGRVSSAATKLPGGHMLNAAAAAISLICLIWYFNTGGFLPLFVLTLAALFIGYHLIMGIGGADMPVVVSMLNSYSGWAAAAIGFSLGNDLLIVVGALVGSSGAILSYIMCKAMNRSFVSVILGGFGGTSGPAREVEGEQVAIEADGVAQALNEADSVIIIPGYGMAVAQAQGAVSELVKKLRAKGKNVRFAIHPVAGRLPGHMNVLLAEAKVPYDIVMEMDEINDDFPNTDVAIVIGSNDIVNPAAQEDPNSPIAGMPVLECWKAKTVFVSKRGQGTGYSGIENPLFFKENTRMFYGDAKASLDKLLPLID; the protein is encoded by the coding sequence ATGGAATACGGATTTACGACAGCAGCCTATGTGGTTGCAGCGGTTCTCTTCATCCTCAGCTTGGGCGGTCTGTCGGGTCAGGAAAGCGCCAAACGCGCGGTATGGTACGGCATCGCAGGCATGGCGCTGGCGGTTATCGCCACGCTGATCGGGCCGGGGGCGGGGTTCTGGCTCCTCTCGCTGATCCTGATCGCGGCAGGCGGGGCCATCGGCTACCAACTGGCCACCCGCGTGCAGATGACGCAGATGCCCGAACTGGTCGCCGCGATGCACAGCCTTGTGGGCCTCGCGGCGGTTTTCGTTGGTTACAACGCCCATATCGAATTGGGCAATGTCATGGCGATGGACGAGGTGGCGCGCGCGTCAACCGAAGGCTTCGCCGCGCTCTTGGCGAAGAAGGACAGTGTTGAAATAGCAATCCTGCGGGTTGAACTGGTCCTCGGCATCTTCATTGGTGCCGTGACCTTCACCGGCTCGGTCATCGCCTATGGCAAGCTGGCAGGGCGGGTGAGCTCTGCTGCGACGAAACTGCCGGGCGGTCATATGCTGAACGCTGCTGCCGCTGCGATCTCCTTGATCTGTCTGATCTGGTACTTCAACACCGGGGGCTTCCTGCCGCTGTTCGTGCTGACGCTGGCCGCACTCTTCATCGGCTATCACCTGATCATGGGCATCGGCGGTGCCGACATGCCAGTCGTCGTGTCGATGCTCAACAGCTACTCCGGCTGGGCCGCAGCGGCGATTGGCTTCTCGCTTGGCAACGATCTGCTGATCGTGGTCGGCGCGTTGGTCGGCTCTTCGGGGGCGATCCTGAGCTACATCATGTGTAAGGCGATGAACCGTTCGTTCGTCAGCGTTATCCTTGGCGGCTTTGGCGGGACCTCTGGCCCGGCAAGGGAAGTCGAGGGCGAGCAGGTGGCGATCGAGGCCGACGGTGTCGCACAGGCGCTCAACGAGGCCGACAGTGTCATCATCATCCCCGGCTACGGCATGGCGGTGGCTCAGGCCCAAGGCGCGGTCAGCGAATTGGTCAAGAAGCTGCGTGCCAAGGGCAAGAACGTCCGTTTCGCCATCCACCCGGTGGCGGGCCGTCTGCCCGGGCACATGAACGTGCTGCTGGCCGAGGCCAAGGTGCCCTATGACATCGTGATGGAGATGGATGAGATCAACGATGATTTCCCCAACACCGACGTGGCGATTGTCATTGGCTCCAACGACATCGTGAACCCTGCCGCTCAGGAAGACCCCAACAGCCCCATCGCTGGTATGCCGGTGCTGGAATGCTGGAAGGCCAAGACGGTCTTCGTCTCCAAGCGCGGGCAGGGCACGGGCTATTCGGGGATCGAGAACCCGCTGTTCTTCAAGGAAAACACGCGGATGTTCTACGGTGATGCGAAAGCCAGCCTTGATAAACTGCTGCCACTGATCGACTAA
- a CDS encoding YeeE/YedE family protein, with product MFESFGFEETTAKEASVLLAAFIGLAFGVLAQRTRFCFRRSLVGEDRRQALGVWLTALALAVIGTQAAVAAGWINFDAHRFMASEVPFLAIAIGGLLFGAGMVLTRGCISRLTVLTGGGNLRAALVVLVFAVVAHATLKGVLAPLRVALGSVTVDMGESVSLATLPGGALIWGGLIAVAALAYALRSGNRPGQLVMAALIGLLVPAAWVGTGYILLDEFDPIAMESLSFTSPSADTLFWTIVSSSIPAGFGTGLLGGVFVGALIASLIAREFHWQSFDAPRQTGRYLTGAAMMGVGGVLAGGCTLGAGLSGVPTLSVAAIEAIVMIALGGLTMQALLSRSSAANGAGSTTRQVQPAE from the coding sequence ATGTTTGAGTCTTTCGGCTTTGAAGAGACGACAGCAAAAGAGGCGTCCGTTCTACTGGCGGCTTTCATCGGGCTGGCGTTTGGCGTGTTGGCACAGCGCACGCGCTTTTGCTTCCGTCGCAGCCTTGTGGGCGAAGACCGACGCCAAGCGCTCGGCGTCTGGCTGACCGCGCTGGCGCTGGCGGTGATCGGCACCCAAGCCGCCGTGGCCGCCGGGTGGATCAACTTTGATGCACATCGTTTCATGGCGTCTGAAGTGCCGTTCTTAGCGATTGCCATCGGCGGCTTGCTGTTCGGCGCGGGCATGGTCCTGACACGCGGCTGCATCTCGCGGCTGACGGTGCTAACCGGCGGCGGGAACCTCCGTGCTGCGCTGGTGGTGCTGGTCTTTGCCGTGGTAGCCCATGCGACGCTGAAAGGTGTGTTAGCACCGCTCCGCGTGGCTCTCGGCTCGGTGACTGTCGATATGGGGGAGAGCGTGAGCCTTGCCACCCTGCCCGGCGGCGCGCTGATTTGGGGCGGTTTGATTGCTGTGGCGGCGCTGGCCTATGCGCTGCGCTCGGGCAACCGTCCGGGGCAGCTGGTGATGGCCGCTTTGATCGGGCTTTTGGTCCCTGCCGCTTGGGTCGGTACCGGGTACATCCTGCTGGATGAGTTCGATCCGATCGCAATGGAGAGCCTCAGCTTCACGTCGCCTTCCGCCGACACCCTATTCTGGACCATCGTCAGCAGTTCCATCCCCGCAGGCTTCGGTACCGGGCTTTTGGGCGGCGTCTTTGTCGGCGCGCTGATCGCCAGCCTCATCGCGCGTGAGTTCCATTGGCAGAGTTTTGACGCCCCGCGCCAAACCGGACGCTACCTGACCGGCGCAGCCATGATGGGCGTAGGCGGTGTGCTGGCCGGCGGCTGCACCTTGGGCGCAGGTCTGTCGGGTGTCCCCACGCTTTCGGTTGCGGCGATAGAGGCTATCGTGATGATCGCATTGGGCGGTCTGACCATGCAGGCGCTGCTTAGCCGATCTTCCGCCGCAAACGGCGCAGGGTCCACCACACGCCAAGTACAACCGGCAGAGTGA
- a CDS encoding DUF3422 family protein has translation MAPIKDHPQRLALTGEMHARPFPQLSAPSRVAFLAVKLAPGAVAQGELNALLAHYGAPRADAEATHYYGEMGRFTLKWEQHTEFVTYTVIAPAGRSAPFAASDFDAFPDDWLSEIQGERITSALLAVLPKSTVDEEIADHLQDWFVPESLAVAEVLDGAAVVASDFRIDPAGHLRLALFTDAATGQRRIGRIVQRLCEIETYKAMSMLGFMQAREMATALNDLDGQLSTLMEAMRSGAGTAAEETLHALLDVSVALEALTAETAYRFAATGAYEAIVYERISALREARFMGRQGFGEFMMRRYAPAMRTVKSTETRLQTIAARALRAAELLRTRVDVERSAQNQAILASMDRRADLQLRLQHTVEGLSVVAISYYAVSLVGYLLYPLAEPLGVSKGLLTALVTLPVVLGVWWTLRRLRRKIG, from the coding sequence ATGGCCCCGATCAAAGACCATCCCCAGCGGCTTGCCCTCACCGGTGAAATGCACGCGCGCCCCTTCCCGCAGCTTTCGGCCCCTTCGCGGGTTGCGTTTCTGGCGGTGAAGCTGGCCCCGGGCGCAGTTGCACAGGGGGAGCTGAATGCTCTCTTGGCCCACTACGGCGCGCCGCGGGCGGATGCAGAAGCGACGCATTACTATGGCGAGATGGGACGTTTCACCCTGAAATGGGAGCAGCATACGGAATTCGTCACCTATACGGTGATTGCCCCTGCTGGCCGCTCTGCGCCTTTTGCCGCGTCGGATTTCGATGCCTTTCCCGATGATTGGTTGTCAGAGATACAGGGCGAACGGATCACATCGGCGCTGCTGGCAGTTTTGCCGAAATCCACGGTGGATGAGGAGATTGCAGACCACCTGCAAGACTGGTTCGTACCGGAAAGCCTCGCCGTGGCTGAGGTGCTGGACGGCGCGGCGGTGGTGGCCAGCGATTTCCGCATTGATCCCGCGGGGCATCTGCGGCTGGCGCTCTTTACCGATGCCGCGACCGGGCAGCGGCGGATCGGGCGGATCGTGCAGCGGCTGTGCGAGATTGAGACCTATAAGGCGATGTCGATGCTGGGCTTCATGCAGGCGCGAGAAATGGCAACGGCGCTGAATGATCTGGATGGGCAGCTCTCCACCCTCATGGAGGCCATGCGCAGCGGGGCGGGCACGGCAGCGGAAGAGACTTTGCACGCGCTCTTGGACGTATCGGTGGCACTTGAGGCGCTGACCGCCGAGACGGCCTATCGTTTTGCCGCAACAGGTGCGTATGAGGCGATTGTCTATGAGCGTATCTCTGCCCTGCGCGAGGCGCGTTTCATGGGGCGGCAGGGCTTTGGAGAGTTTATGATGCGCCGCTATGCCCCTGCGATGCGCACGGTCAAATCGACCGAAACGCGGCTGCAAACCATTGCCGCCCGCGCGCTGCGGGCTGCGGAGCTTTTGCGCACGCGGGTGGATGTGGAACGCTCGGCCCAGAACCAAGCGATCCTTGCCAGCATGGACCGGCGGGCCGACCTGCAACTCAGGCTGCAGCATACGGTTGAGGGGCTGTCAGTGGTGGCAATCAGCTACTACGCGGTGTCACTGGTGGGCTATCTGCTCTACCCGCTGGCCGAGCCTTTGGGGGTCAGCAAAGGGCTGCTGACCGCCCTTGTCACTCTGCCGGTTGTACTTGGCGTGTGGTGGACCCTGCGCCGTTTGCGGCGGAAGATCGGCTAA